Genomic window (Polyangia bacterium):
CGGTTCGCCCGCGCCCAGCGCGAGGTGGGCCTGGCCGCCGGCGAGCCGCCGGTGCGCCACGGCTACCCGCCCAGCGTGTTTGCGCTGCTGCCGCGGCTGCTGGAACGCACGGGCAACAGCACGGCTGGATCGATCACCGCGCTTTACACCGTGCTGGTGGCTGGCGGCGACATGGAAGAGCCGATCGCCGACGAGGTGCGCGGCATCCTGGACGGCCACGTGGTGCTGTCGCGAGAGATCGCCGCGCGCCACCACTGGCCGGCCATCGACGTGCTGCCGTCGCTGTCGCGCCTGATGACGGCGGTGGCGGACGGACCGCACCAGGCGGCGGCGGCGCGCCTGCGGGCCATCCTGGCGGCGTACGAACGGCAGCGCGATCTGATCCTGCTGGGCGCGTACCAGCGCGGATCGGACCCGCGCACCGACGAGGCCATCGCCCGCATCGACGGAATCACCGCATTTTTGCGCCAGGAAACCCACGAAGCGGCGCCGTTCGAAGAGACCGTACAGCGCTTGCTGACGTTGGCGCGCTGAGACCGCGCGAAAAGGAGAGGCCATGTCCGACTGTCTGTTCTGCAAGATACGCGACGAGAAGATCCCGGCCGCCATCACCTACCGCGACGAGCATGTGCTGGCATTCAAAGACACCGGCCCGAAGGCGCCGCTGCACCAGCTGGTGATCCCTCTGCGCCACATCGCCAGCCTGACAGATGCCACGCTGGCTGACGCCGAGCTGTTCGGCCGGCTTTTGATCGTGGCGGCCAAGCTAGGCAAGGACGCCGGCTACGGCGAGCGCGGGTTTCGCGTGGTGATGAACGCCGGCCCCGACGCCGGTCAAACGGTTTTCCACGCCCATCTGCATCTGCTGGCCGGACGCGAGCTCACCTGGCCGCCCGGTTAGTTGGTGTGGTCAAGCGACGGCAAACCGGGCACAATGCCGCCCACCATGACGAAAAAAGCACCCCGCCAGAATACGTTCGCTTGTCTGTTTGTTGCGTCGGCGCTGCTCGGACTTTCGTGCGCGTCGTCTCCTGCGCCCAGCGCCGAGTCGGGTGGAACCGCCCCGGCCGGTGGTGGCTCGTCAACCGCTGCGCCCGCCGCTGGCGCGCCGGCCGCTCCGGCCGCGCTGAAGAACCTTCCAGGCATGACCGTGACCTGGAACGATCTCGATCAGGCGCAGCGCAAGGACTACATGAAGAAGGCGGTCATGCCCCGCATGGGCGACGAGTTCGCCGGCTTCAACAGCAAGTACAACGAATTTACCTGTGCCACCTGCCACGGCGGCGGCGCCAAGAAGGGCGACTTCAAGATGCCGAACCCCGACCTGCCCAAGCTGCCGAAGGATCCCGAGGCGATGAAGAAGCTGGCCGCTGAAAAACCGGCCTACTTGATGTTCATGGCCGACATGGTCAAGCCGCACATGGCTGACCTCATGGGCATGAAGCCTTTCGACATGAAGACCAAGACCGGCGTCTTCGGCTGCAACAACTGCCACGTCATTCAGTAGAAGACGAAGGCCGACGCGCCTGGGTTCGTTTGGTGTTTACGAATCCAGCGCGCGGCGCCCGGCTTCCAGCAGCTTGACGATTCGATCGACGTCGTAGACAGCGCCGCGCCAGACGCCGCCACTGGCCGCTTGCAGCGCGGCCCACAAACGGGTGTCGGCGGGCAGATGTTCATCGGGCGCGAGATCAGCCCGGGGCGCGCGCCGCGCGAGCTCGTCGTCGTCGGGGACCACGCCTTTGCCGTCGCTGGCGTCACCGGCGTCGCGCACCAGATCGACGGTGCCGTGCAGGCCGCGGGTGTCGACGACGACGCGGATCCGATCGCCGTCGCGCAGCTTGCCCAGCGGCCCGCCGGCCAAGGCTTCGGGGCTGACGTGGCCGATGCACGGTCCGGTCGACACGCCCGAGAAGCGCGCGTCGGTGACCAGCGCGACCCGGTTGGCGTGGGGCAAATATTTTAGCGCCGCCGTCACCTGATACGACTCTTCCATCCCGGCGCCGAGCGGCCCGCGGCAACACAAAATCAAGACGTCGCCAGGTTCGATGGCGCCAGCGCCGGTGCGCTTGATGGCGGCGA
Coding sequences:
- a CDS encoding histidine triad nucleotide-binding protein — translated: MSDCLFCKIRDEKIPAAITYRDEHVLAFKDTGPKAPLHQLVIPLRHIASLTDATLADAELFGRLLIVAAKLGKDAGYGERGFRVVMNAGPDAGQTVFHAHLHLLAGRELTWPPG